In Callospermophilus lateralis isolate mCalLat2 chromosome 18, mCalLat2.hap1, whole genome shotgun sequence, one DNA window encodes the following:
- the Def8 gene encoding differentially expressed in FDCP 8 homolog isoform X2, with product MEYDEKLARFRQAHLNPFNKELGPKQHEQGPSEEALDISSEETLPELPPGEPEFHCSERVMDLGLSEDHFSRPVGLFLASDVQQLQQAIEECKQVILELPEQSEKQKDAVVRLIHLRLKLQELKDPNEDEPNIRVLLEHRFYKEKSKSVKQTCDKCSTVIWGLIQTWYTCTGCYYRCHSKCLSLISKPCVSSKVSHQAEYELNICPETGLDSQDYRCAECRVPISLRGVPSEARQCDYTGQYYCSHCHWNDLAVIPARVVHNWDFEPRKVSRCSMRYLALMVSRPVLRLREINPLLFNYVEELVEIRLRQDILLMKPYFITCKEAMEARLLLQLQDRQHFVENDEMYSIQDLLDVHVGRLGCSLTETHTLFAKHIKLDCERCQAKGFVCELCREGDVLFPFDSHTSVCADCSAVFHRDECPRSWEGTAAAQMALHLLPLHQWHSLFQGLLLRQLNHMPQVCPAQLEEAVALPGARPRLGCLEHWHPPACLAPTLLALSEPGCCFCPEDPLGASSGCLHSCWARSGRL from the exons ATGGAATATGATGAGAAGCTGGCCCGGTTCCGGCAGGCCCACCTCAACCCCTTCAACAAGGAGCTGGGGCCAAAGCAGCATGAGCAGGGACCTAGTGAGGAGGCCCTGGACATTTCTTCTGAAG AGACCCTGCCTGAGCTGCCCCCGGGGGAGCCTGAGTTCCACTGCTCGGAGCGCGTGATGGATCTTGGCCTGTCTGAGGACCACTTCTCCCGCCCTGTG GGTCTGTTCCTGGCCTCCGATGTTCAGCAACTACAGCAGGCAATTGAGGAATGCAAGCAGGTGATCCTGGAGCTGCCTGAGCAGTCGGAGAAGCagaaggacgcagtggtgaggcTCATCCACCTGCGGCTGAAGCTCCAGGAGCTGAAG GACCCCAATGAGGATGAGCCCAACATTAGGGTCCTTCTTGAGCACCGCTTCTACAAGGAGAAGAGCAAGAGTGtcaagcagacctgcgacaagtGCAGCACTGTCATCTGGGGGCTCATTCAGACTTGGTACACCTGCACAG GGTGTTACTACCGCTGCCACAGCAAGTGCTTGAGCCTCATCTCCAAGCCCTGCGTGAGCTCCAAAGTTAGCCACCAGGCTGAGTATGAGCTGAACATCTGCCCTGAGACAGGGCTGGACAGCCAGGATTACCGCTGCGCTGAGTGCCGGGTGCCCATCTCTTTGC GGGGCGTGCCCAGCGAGGCCCGTCAGTGCGACTACACAGGCCAGTACTACTGCAGCCACTGCCACTGGAATGACCTGGCCGTCATCCCCGCACGAGTGGTGCACAACTGGGACTTTGAGCCCCGCAAG GTGTCTCGCTGCAGCATGCGCTACCTGGCGCTGATGGTGTCCCGGCCAGTGCTCCGACTCCGGGAGATCAACCCTCTGCTCTTCAACTACGTGGAGGAGCTGGTGGAGATCCGG CTGCGCCAGGACATTCTGCTCATGAAGCCATACTTCATCACTTGCAAGGAGGCCATGGAAGCTCGTCTGCTACTGCAG CTCCAGGACCGGCAGCACTTTGTGGAGAACGATGAGATGTACTCCATCCAGGACCTGTTGGATGTCCACGTGGGCCGCCTGGGCTGCTCGCTCACTGAGACCCACACACTCTTCGCCAAGCACATCAAGCTGGACTGTGAG CGGTGCCAGGCCAAGGGCTTCGTGTGTGAGCTCTGCAGAGAGGGCGATGTGCTGTTCCCATTTGACAGCCACACATCTGTGTGTGCCGACTGCTCAGCCGTCTTCCACAG GGATGAATGCCCACGGAGCTGGGAAGGGACTGCTGCAGCCCAGATGGCCCTGCACTTGCTCCCTCTGCACCAGTGGCATTCACTCTTTCAG GGACTGCTACTACGACAACTCAACCACATGCCCCAAGTGTGCCCGGCTCAACTTGAGGAAGCAGTCGCTCTTCCAGGAGCCCGACCCAGACTTGGATGCCTAGAGCACTGGCACCCACCTGCCTGTCTGGCACCCACCCTACTGGCATTGTCAGAGCCAGGGTGCTGTTTCTGCCCTGAAGACCCTTTGGGTGCATCCTCTGGATGTCTTCACTCCTGCTGGGCCAGAAGTGG TCGTCTTTAA
- the Def8 gene encoding differentially expressed in FDCP 8 homolog isoform X3, which yields MEYDEKLARFRQAHLNPFNKELGPKQHEQGPSEEALDISSEETLPELPPGEPEFHCSERVMDLGLSEDHFSRPVGLFLASDVQQLQQAIEECKQVILELPEQSEKQKDAVVRLIHLRLKLQELKDPNEDEPNIRVLLEHRFYKEKSKSVKQTCDKCSTVIWGLIQTWYTCTGCYYRCHSKCLSLISKPCVSSKVSHQAEYELNICPETGLDSQDYRCAECRVPISLRGVPSEARQCDYTGQYYCSHCHWNDLAVIPARVVHNWDFEPRKVSRCSMRYLALMVSRPVLRLREINPLLFNYVEELVEIRKLRQDILLMKPYFITCKEAMEARLLLQLQDRQHFVENDEMYSIQDLLDVHVGRLGCSLTETHTLFAKHIKLDCERCQAKGFVCELCREGDVLFPFDSHTSVCADCSAVFHRDECPRSWEGTAAAQMALHLLPLHQWHSLFQGLLLRQLNHMPQVCPAQLEEAVALPGARPRLGCLEHWHPPACLAPTLLALSEPGCCFCPEDPLGASSGCLHSCWARSG from the exons ATGGAATATGATGAGAAGCTGGCCCGGTTCCGGCAGGCCCACCTCAACCCCTTCAACAAGGAGCTGGGGCCAAAGCAGCATGAGCAGGGACCTAGTGAGGAGGCCCTGGACATTTCTTCTGAAG AGACCCTGCCTGAGCTGCCCCCGGGGGAGCCTGAGTTCCACTGCTCGGAGCGCGTGATGGATCTTGGCCTGTCTGAGGACCACTTCTCCCGCCCTGTG GGTCTGTTCCTGGCCTCCGATGTTCAGCAACTACAGCAGGCAATTGAGGAATGCAAGCAGGTGATCCTGGAGCTGCCTGAGCAGTCGGAGAAGCagaaggacgcagtggtgaggcTCATCCACCTGCGGCTGAAGCTCCAGGAGCTGAAG GACCCCAATGAGGATGAGCCCAACATTAGGGTCCTTCTTGAGCACCGCTTCTACAAGGAGAAGAGCAAGAGTGtcaagcagacctgcgacaagtGCAGCACTGTCATCTGGGGGCTCATTCAGACTTGGTACACCTGCACAG GGTGTTACTACCGCTGCCACAGCAAGTGCTTGAGCCTCATCTCCAAGCCCTGCGTGAGCTCCAAAGTTAGCCACCAGGCTGAGTATGAGCTGAACATCTGCCCTGAGACAGGGCTGGACAGCCAGGATTACCGCTGCGCTGAGTGCCGGGTGCCCATCTCTTTGC GGGGCGTGCCCAGCGAGGCCCGTCAGTGCGACTACACAGGCCAGTACTACTGCAGCCACTGCCACTGGAATGACCTGGCCGTCATCCCCGCACGAGTGGTGCACAACTGGGACTTTGAGCCCCGCAAG GTGTCTCGCTGCAGCATGCGCTACCTGGCGCTGATGGTGTCCCGGCCAGTGCTCCGACTCCGGGAGATCAACCCTCTGCTCTTCAACTACGTGGAGGAGCTGGTGGAGATCCGG AAGCTGCGCCAGGACATTCTGCTCATGAAGCCATACTTCATCACTTGCAAGGAGGCCATGGAAGCTCGTCTGCTACTGCAG CTCCAGGACCGGCAGCACTTTGTGGAGAACGATGAGATGTACTCCATCCAGGACCTGTTGGATGTCCACGTGGGCCGCCTGGGCTGCTCGCTCACTGAGACCCACACACTCTTCGCCAAGCACATCAAGCTGGACTGTGAG CGGTGCCAGGCCAAGGGCTTCGTGTGTGAGCTCTGCAGAGAGGGCGATGTGCTGTTCCCATTTGACAGCCACACATCTGTGTGTGCCGACTGCTCAGCCGTCTTCCACAG GGATGAATGCCCACGGAGCTGGGAAGGGACTGCTGCAGCCCAGATGGCCCTGCACTTGCTCCCTCTGCACCAGTGGCATTCACTCTTTCAG GGACTGCTACTACGACAACTCAACCACATGCCCCAAGTGTGCCCGGCTCAACTTGAGGAAGCAGTCGCTCTTCCAGGAGCCCGACCCAGACTTGGATGCCTAGAGCACTGGCACCCACCTGCCTGTCTGGCACCCACCCTACTGGCATTGTCAGAGCCAGGGTGCTGTTTCTGCCCTGAAGACCCTTTGGGTGCATCCTCTGGATGTCTTCACTCCTGCTGGGCCAGAAGTGGGTGA
- the LOC143384339 gene encoding LOW QUALITY PROTEIN: mitochondrial inner membrane m-AAA protease component AFG3L1-like (The sequence of the model RefSeq protein was modified relative to this genomic sequence to represent the inferred CDS: inserted 1 base in 1 codon), which translates to MSHRLATAACSRAVIGPLSVLWRCGATAGAGARALGTAQQCHQGIRCQKLALQRRLAPFSWWLCSEPSKGFEKFFKRSGRNTDSEKSTVPKKESGELKNAEPGGDGNKRGGRQDDFAWWKRMQKGEFPWDDKDFRNLAILGAGVSVGFFYFYFRDPGKEVTWKHFVQYYLARGLVDRLEVVNKQFVRVIPSPGASSERYVWFNIGSVDTFERNLESAQWELGIEPTNQVAVVYTTESDGSFLRSLVPTLLLVGILLYAVRRGPMGAGRSGRGGGLFSVGETTAKILKHNINVRFADVAGCEEAKLEIMEFVNFLKNPKQYQDLGAKIPKGAMLTGPPGTGKTLLAKATAGEASVPFITVNGSEFLEMFVGVGPARVRDMFAMARKNAPCILFIDEIDAIGRKRGRGHLGGQSEQENTLNQMLVEMDGFNSTTNVVVLAGTNRPDILDPALTRPGRFDRQIYLGPPDIKGRSSIFKVHLRPLKLDERLRNDALARKLAALTPGFTGADISNVCNEAALIAARHLSAFVQQKHFEQAIERVIGGFEKKTQVLQPSEKTTVAYHEAGHAVVGWFLEHADPLLKVSIIPRGKGLGYAQYLPREQYLYTREQLFDRMCMMLGGRVAEQLFFGQITTGAQDDLRKVTQSAYAQIVQFGMSEKLGQVSFDFPQQGEPLVEKPYSEATAQLIDEEVRRLIGSAYDRTLELLTRCREQVEKVGKRLLEKEVLEKADMVELLGPRPFMEKCTYEEFVEGTGSLEEDTSLPEGLKGWNQGREXGGTEQHLQESPA; encoded by the exons ATGTCGCACCGGCTGGCGACGGCGGCTTGCAGTCGGGCGGTGATCGGGCCACTTTCGGTGCTGTGGCGATGCGGCGCCACGGCTGGGGCTGGCGCAAGGGCCCTCGGCACCGCCCAGCAG TGCCACCAGGGGATCCGTTGTCAGAAGCTGGCTCTGCAGAGGAGACTGGCGCCATTTTCCTGGTGGCTGTGCTCAGAACCATCCAAAG GGTTTGAAAAATTCTTTAAGAGGAGTGGAAGAAACACAGATTCAGAAAAATCAACAGTGCCAAAAAAAG AATCTGGTGAACTAAAGAATGCTGAGCCTGGAGGAGATGGAAACAAGAGAGGAGGGAGGCAGGATGACTTTGCCTGGTGGAAACGGATGCAGAAG GGCGAGTTCCCCTGGGATGACAAGGATTTCCGAAATCTGGCCATTTTGGGTGCAGGTGTATCTgtgggatttttctacttctatttTCGAGATCCTGGAAAAGAGGTCACCTGGAAACACTTTGTTCAGTATTACCTGGCCAGAGGTCTG GTGGACCGGCTGGAGGTCGTGAACAAACAGTTCGTTCGTGTCATCCCTTCCCCTGGGGCGTCTTCTGAG AGGTACGTGTGGTTTAACATCGGCAGTGTTGACACCTTTGAGCGGAACCTGGAATCTGCTCAGTgggaactggggattgagccaACCAACCAGGTTGCTGTGGTCTACACCACTGAGAGTGACGG CTCTTTCCTGCGAAGCCTGGTGCCTACTCTTCTCCTGGTTGGCATCCTGCTCTATGCTGTGAGAAGGGGTCCAATGGGGGCCGGGCGCAGCGGACGAGGAGGGGGCCTCTTCAGCGTTGGTGAGACAACAGCCAAGATCCTAAAGCACAACATCAATGTGCGGTTTGCAGATGTGGCTGGCTGTGAAGAGGCCAAACTGGAAATTATGGAGTTCGTGAATTTCCTGAAGAACCCCAAGCAGTATCAGGACTTAGGAGCCAAAATTCCAAAG GGAGCCATGCTCACAGGTCCACCCGGTACCGGCAAAACACTGCTTGCCAAGGCGACTGCAGGAGAGGCCAGTGTGCCCTTTATCACTGTGAATGGATCCGAGTTCCTGGAAATGTTTGTCGGTGTTGGACCAGCAAGG GTTCGTGACATGTTTGCAATGGCCCGTAAAAACGCTCCTTGTATCTTATTTATTGATGAGATCGATGCAATTGGCAGGAAGCGAGGCCGCGGGCACCTTGGAGGCCAGAGCGAGCAGGAAAACACGCTGAACCAGATGCTCGTGGAGATGGATG GGTTCAACTCTACCACCAATGTGGTGGTGCTGGCCGGCACCAACCGCCCTGACATCCTTGATCCAGCCCTGACGCGGCCTGGCCGGTTTGATCGCCAGATTTACCTTG GCCCCCCTGACATCAAAGGCAGGTCCTCCATCTTCAAGGTCCACCTGCGTCCTCTCAAGCTGGATGAGCGCCTCAGGAATGATGCCCTGGCAAGGAAGCTGGCAGCACTCACTCCAGGCTTCACTG GTGCTGATATCTCTAACGTGTGCAATGAAGCAGCCCTGATTGCTGCCCGCCACCTGAGTGCTTTTGTCCAGCAGAAGCATTTTGAGCAGGCCATTGAGAGAGTCATCGGAG GCTTTGAGAAGAAGACTCAGGTCTTGCAACCCAGTGAAAAGACAACCGTGGCCTACCATGAGGCAGGGCACGCAGTGGTAGGCTGGTTCTTGGAGCATGCAGACCCCTTGCTGAAG GTGTCCATCATCCCCCGGGGCAAGGGGCTTGGGTACGCCCAGTACCTTCCCCGTGAGCAGTACCTCTATACGCGGGAGCAGCTTTTTGACCGCATGTGCATGATGCTGGGCGGCAGGGTGGCTGAGCAGCTGTTCTTTGGGCAGATCACCACTGGGGCTCAGGATGACTTGAGGAAGGTTACCCAGAGCGCCTATGCCCAG ATTGTGCAGTTTGGGATGAGTGAGAAGCTGGGCCAGGTGTCCTTCGACTTCCCCCAGCAAGGTGAACCCCTGGTTGAAAAGCCGTACAGTGAGGCCACTGCCCAGCTCATTGATGAGGAGGTCCGGCGCCTCATTGGCTCTGCCTACGACCGCACCCTGGAGTTGCTGACTAGGTGCCGGGAGCAGGTGGAGAAG GTAGGCAAGCGGCTCCTGGAAAAAGAAGTGCTGGAGAAGGCCGACATGGTGGAGCTGTTGGGCCCTCGGCCTTTCATGGAGAAGTGCACCTATGAGGAGTTCGTGGAGGGCACTGGTAGCCTAGAGGAGGATACATCCCTTCCTGAGGGCCTGAAGGGCTGGAACCAGGGACGGG GAGGGGGCACAGAGCAGCACTTGCAGGAGAGCCCTGCGTAG
- the Def8 gene encoding differentially expressed in FDCP 8 homolog isoform X4 gives MEYDEKLARFRQAHLNPFNKELGPKQHEQGPSEEALDISSEETLPELPPGEPEFHCSERVMDLGLSEDHFSRPVGLFLASDVQQLQQAIEECKQVILELPEQSEKQKDAVVRLIHLRLKLQELKDPNEDEPNIRVLLEHRFYKEKSKSVKQTCDKCSTVIWGLIQTWYTCTGCYYRCHSKCLSLISKPCVSSKVSHQAEYELNICPETGLDSQDYRCAECRVPISLRGVPSEARQCDYTGQYYCSHCHWNDLAVIPARVVHNWDFEPRKVSRCSMRYLALMVSRPVLRLREINPLLFNYVEELVEIRKLRQDILLMKPYFITCKEAMEARLLLQLQDRQHFVENDEMYSIQDLLDVHVGRLGCSLTETHTLFAKHIKLDCEGLLLRQLNHMPQVCPAQLEEAVALPGARPRLGCLEHWHPPACLAPTLLALSEPGCCFCPEDPLGASSGCLHSCWARSGRL, from the exons ATGGAATATGATGAGAAGCTGGCCCGGTTCCGGCAGGCCCACCTCAACCCCTTCAACAAGGAGCTGGGGCCAAAGCAGCATGAGCAGGGACCTAGTGAGGAGGCCCTGGACATTTCTTCTGAAG AGACCCTGCCTGAGCTGCCCCCGGGGGAGCCTGAGTTCCACTGCTCGGAGCGCGTGATGGATCTTGGCCTGTCTGAGGACCACTTCTCCCGCCCTGTG GGTCTGTTCCTGGCCTCCGATGTTCAGCAACTACAGCAGGCAATTGAGGAATGCAAGCAGGTGATCCTGGAGCTGCCTGAGCAGTCGGAGAAGCagaaggacgcagtggtgaggcTCATCCACCTGCGGCTGAAGCTCCAGGAGCTGAAG GACCCCAATGAGGATGAGCCCAACATTAGGGTCCTTCTTGAGCACCGCTTCTACAAGGAGAAGAGCAAGAGTGtcaagcagacctgcgacaagtGCAGCACTGTCATCTGGGGGCTCATTCAGACTTGGTACACCTGCACAG GGTGTTACTACCGCTGCCACAGCAAGTGCTTGAGCCTCATCTCCAAGCCCTGCGTGAGCTCCAAAGTTAGCCACCAGGCTGAGTATGAGCTGAACATCTGCCCTGAGACAGGGCTGGACAGCCAGGATTACCGCTGCGCTGAGTGCCGGGTGCCCATCTCTTTGC GGGGCGTGCCCAGCGAGGCCCGTCAGTGCGACTACACAGGCCAGTACTACTGCAGCCACTGCCACTGGAATGACCTGGCCGTCATCCCCGCACGAGTGGTGCACAACTGGGACTTTGAGCCCCGCAAG GTGTCTCGCTGCAGCATGCGCTACCTGGCGCTGATGGTGTCCCGGCCAGTGCTCCGACTCCGGGAGATCAACCCTCTGCTCTTCAACTACGTGGAGGAGCTGGTGGAGATCCGG AAGCTGCGCCAGGACATTCTGCTCATGAAGCCATACTTCATCACTTGCAAGGAGGCCATGGAAGCTCGTCTGCTACTGCAG CTCCAGGACCGGCAGCACTTTGTGGAGAACGATGAGATGTACTCCATCCAGGACCTGTTGGATGTCCACGTGGGCCGCCTGGGCTGCTCGCTCACTGAGACCCACACACTCTTCGCCAAGCACATCAAGCTGGACTGTGAG GGACTGCTACTACGACAACTCAACCACATGCCCCAAGTGTGCCCGGCTCAACTTGAGGAAGCAGTCGCTCTTCCAGGAGCCCGACCCAGACTTGGATGCCTAGAGCACTGGCACCCACCTGCCTGTCTGGCACCCACCCTACTGGCATTGTCAGAGCCAGGGTGCTGTTTCTGCCCTGAAGACCCTTTGGGTGCATCCTCTGGATGTCTTCACTCCTGCTGGGCCAGAAGTGG TCGTCTTTAA
- the Def8 gene encoding differentially expressed in FDCP 8 homolog isoform X1, translating into MEYDEKLARFRQAHLNPFNKELGPKQHEQGPSEEALDISSEETLPELPPGEPEFHCSERVMDLGLSEDHFSRPVGLFLASDVQQLQQAIEECKQVILELPEQSEKQKDAVVRLIHLRLKLQELKDPNEDEPNIRVLLEHRFYKEKSKSVKQTCDKCSTVIWGLIQTWYTCTGCYYRCHSKCLSLISKPCVSSKVSHQAEYELNICPETGLDSQDYRCAECRVPISLRGVPSEARQCDYTGQYYCSHCHWNDLAVIPARVVHNWDFEPRKVSRCSMRYLALMVSRPVLRLREINPLLFNYVEELVEIRKLRQDILLMKPYFITCKEAMEARLLLQLQDRQHFVENDEMYSIQDLLDVHVGRLGCSLTETHTLFAKHIKLDCERCQAKGFVCELCREGDVLFPFDSHTSVCADCSAVFHRDECPRSWEGTAAAQMALHLLPLHQWHSLFQGLLLRQLNHMPQVCPAQLEEAVALPGARPRLGCLEHWHPPACLAPTLLALSEPGCCFCPEDPLGASSGCLHSCWARSGRL; encoded by the exons ATGGAATATGATGAGAAGCTGGCCCGGTTCCGGCAGGCCCACCTCAACCCCTTCAACAAGGAGCTGGGGCCAAAGCAGCATGAGCAGGGACCTAGTGAGGAGGCCCTGGACATTTCTTCTGAAG AGACCCTGCCTGAGCTGCCCCCGGGGGAGCCTGAGTTCCACTGCTCGGAGCGCGTGATGGATCTTGGCCTGTCTGAGGACCACTTCTCCCGCCCTGTG GGTCTGTTCCTGGCCTCCGATGTTCAGCAACTACAGCAGGCAATTGAGGAATGCAAGCAGGTGATCCTGGAGCTGCCTGAGCAGTCGGAGAAGCagaaggacgcagtggtgaggcTCATCCACCTGCGGCTGAAGCTCCAGGAGCTGAAG GACCCCAATGAGGATGAGCCCAACATTAGGGTCCTTCTTGAGCACCGCTTCTACAAGGAGAAGAGCAAGAGTGtcaagcagacctgcgacaagtGCAGCACTGTCATCTGGGGGCTCATTCAGACTTGGTACACCTGCACAG GGTGTTACTACCGCTGCCACAGCAAGTGCTTGAGCCTCATCTCCAAGCCCTGCGTGAGCTCCAAAGTTAGCCACCAGGCTGAGTATGAGCTGAACATCTGCCCTGAGACAGGGCTGGACAGCCAGGATTACCGCTGCGCTGAGTGCCGGGTGCCCATCTCTTTGC GGGGCGTGCCCAGCGAGGCCCGTCAGTGCGACTACACAGGCCAGTACTACTGCAGCCACTGCCACTGGAATGACCTGGCCGTCATCCCCGCACGAGTGGTGCACAACTGGGACTTTGAGCCCCGCAAG GTGTCTCGCTGCAGCATGCGCTACCTGGCGCTGATGGTGTCCCGGCCAGTGCTCCGACTCCGGGAGATCAACCCTCTGCTCTTCAACTACGTGGAGGAGCTGGTGGAGATCCGG AAGCTGCGCCAGGACATTCTGCTCATGAAGCCATACTTCATCACTTGCAAGGAGGCCATGGAAGCTCGTCTGCTACTGCAG CTCCAGGACCGGCAGCACTTTGTGGAGAACGATGAGATGTACTCCATCCAGGACCTGTTGGATGTCCACGTGGGCCGCCTGGGCTGCTCGCTCACTGAGACCCACACACTCTTCGCCAAGCACATCAAGCTGGACTGTGAG CGGTGCCAGGCCAAGGGCTTCGTGTGTGAGCTCTGCAGAGAGGGCGATGTGCTGTTCCCATTTGACAGCCACACATCTGTGTGTGCCGACTGCTCAGCCGTCTTCCACAG GGATGAATGCCCACGGAGCTGGGAAGGGACTGCTGCAGCCCAGATGGCCCTGCACTTGCTCCCTCTGCACCAGTGGCATTCACTCTTTCAG GGACTGCTACTACGACAACTCAACCACATGCCCCAAGTGTGCCCGGCTCAACTTGAGGAAGCAGTCGCTCTTCCAGGAGCCCGACCCAGACTTGGATGCCTAGAGCACTGGCACCCACCTGCCTGTCTGGCACCCACCCTACTGGCATTGTCAGAGCCAGGGTGCTGTTTCTGCCCTGAAGACCCTTTGGGTGCATCCTCTGGATGTCTTCACTCCTGCTGGGCCAGAAGTGG TCGTCTTTAA
- the Def8 gene encoding differentially expressed in FDCP 8 homolog isoform X5 produces MEYDEKLARFRQAHLNPFNKELGPKQHEQGPSEEALDISSEETLPELPPGEPEFHCSERVMDLGLSEDHFSRPVGLFLASDVQQLQQAIEECKQVILELPEQSEKQKDAVVRLIHLRLKLQELKDPNEDEPNIRVLLEHRFYKEKSKSVKQTCDKCSTVIWGLIQTWYTCTGCYYRCHSKCLSLISKPCVSSKVSHQAEYELNICPETGLDSQDYRCAECRVPISLRGVPSEARQCDYTGQYYCSHCHWNDLAVIPARVVHNWDFEPRKVSRCSMRYLALMVSRPVLRLREINPLLFNYVEELVEIRKLRQDILLMKPYFITCKEAMEARLLLQLQDRQHFVENDEMYSIQDLLDVHVGRLGCSLTETHTLFAKHIKLDCERCQAKGFVCELCREGDVLFPFDSHTSVCADCSAVFHRDCYYDNSTTCPKCARLNLRKQSLFQEPDPDLDA; encoded by the exons ATGGAATATGATGAGAAGCTGGCCCGGTTCCGGCAGGCCCACCTCAACCCCTTCAACAAGGAGCTGGGGCCAAAGCAGCATGAGCAGGGACCTAGTGAGGAGGCCCTGGACATTTCTTCTGAAG AGACCCTGCCTGAGCTGCCCCCGGGGGAGCCTGAGTTCCACTGCTCGGAGCGCGTGATGGATCTTGGCCTGTCTGAGGACCACTTCTCCCGCCCTGTG GGTCTGTTCCTGGCCTCCGATGTTCAGCAACTACAGCAGGCAATTGAGGAATGCAAGCAGGTGATCCTGGAGCTGCCTGAGCAGTCGGAGAAGCagaaggacgcagtggtgaggcTCATCCACCTGCGGCTGAAGCTCCAGGAGCTGAAG GACCCCAATGAGGATGAGCCCAACATTAGGGTCCTTCTTGAGCACCGCTTCTACAAGGAGAAGAGCAAGAGTGtcaagcagacctgcgacaagtGCAGCACTGTCATCTGGGGGCTCATTCAGACTTGGTACACCTGCACAG GGTGTTACTACCGCTGCCACAGCAAGTGCTTGAGCCTCATCTCCAAGCCCTGCGTGAGCTCCAAAGTTAGCCACCAGGCTGAGTATGAGCTGAACATCTGCCCTGAGACAGGGCTGGACAGCCAGGATTACCGCTGCGCTGAGTGCCGGGTGCCCATCTCTTTGC GGGGCGTGCCCAGCGAGGCCCGTCAGTGCGACTACACAGGCCAGTACTACTGCAGCCACTGCCACTGGAATGACCTGGCCGTCATCCCCGCACGAGTGGTGCACAACTGGGACTTTGAGCCCCGCAAG GTGTCTCGCTGCAGCATGCGCTACCTGGCGCTGATGGTGTCCCGGCCAGTGCTCCGACTCCGGGAGATCAACCCTCTGCTCTTCAACTACGTGGAGGAGCTGGTGGAGATCCGG AAGCTGCGCCAGGACATTCTGCTCATGAAGCCATACTTCATCACTTGCAAGGAGGCCATGGAAGCTCGTCTGCTACTGCAG CTCCAGGACCGGCAGCACTTTGTGGAGAACGATGAGATGTACTCCATCCAGGACCTGTTGGATGTCCACGTGGGCCGCCTGGGCTGCTCGCTCACTGAGACCCACACACTCTTCGCCAAGCACATCAAGCTGGACTGTGAG CGGTGCCAGGCCAAGGGCTTCGTGTGTGAGCTCTGCAGAGAGGGCGATGTGCTGTTCCCATTTGACAGCCACACATCTGTGTGTGCCGACTGCTCAGCCGTCTTCCACAG GGACTGCTACTACGACAACTCAACCACATGCCCCAAGTGTGCCCGGCTCAACTTGAGGAAGCAGTCGCTCTTCCAGGAGCCCGACCCAGACTTGGATGCCTAG